The following are encoded together in the Gemmatimonadaceae bacterium genome:
- a CDS encoding NAD(P)(+) transhydrogenase (Re/Si-specific) subunit beta, giving the protein MRDYFIQGSYLTASVLFILGLRSLTRPDRARHGMLLAAAGMLFAVIGTLVSHQIVDYRWIAGGLLLGVVIGYPLGMWVPMTAMPQRIALSLTFSALAAALVGIAEYNTRITNSEGIPRPIMAALGIEVLLGMVTVGGTLIAAGKLQELITSRPLTYRGQNLVNALVFLAMLTLFGMLVVHPERQALFYALIALAFVFGILLVMPIGGADMPVVVALLNSYSGLASCATGFAIGNVILIISGSLDGSSGFILSVLMSKAMNRSFTNVLFGAFGSQVTAGGKTTEGLSARSTSVDDAAVQLAYAQLVIVIPGYGMAVAQAQHQVRELAELIEARGGEVKFAVHPVAGRMPGHMNVLLAEANVPYDKLYDMDEINGEFDRADVALVIGANDVVNPAARTDKASPIYGMPILNADHAKSIIVLKRSMAAGFAGIENELFYNPKTLMLFGDAKKSLTGLVSEVKNV; this is encoded by the coding sequence ATGCGCGACTACTTCATTCAAGGCTCGTACCTAACGGCATCGGTCCTGTTCATACTCGGGCTCCGCAGCCTAACGCGTCCCGATCGAGCAAGACATGGCATGCTGCTCGCCGCCGCGGGAATGCTCTTCGCCGTCATCGGCACTCTCGTGAGCCACCAGATCGTGGACTACCGTTGGATCGCGGGCGGGCTCCTCCTCGGCGTCGTGATCGGATATCCCCTCGGCATGTGGGTGCCGATGACGGCGATGCCTCAGCGGATCGCGCTTTCGCTGACGTTCAGCGCACTCGCGGCGGCGCTGGTGGGCATCGCCGAGTACAACACTCGCATAACGAACAGTGAAGGGATACCGCGACCGATCATGGCCGCGCTAGGAATCGAGGTGCTGTTAGGCATGGTCACCGTCGGCGGAACGCTCATCGCCGCTGGCAAGTTGCAGGAGCTGATCACCTCGCGGCCGCTGACGTATCGCGGCCAGAATCTCGTGAATGCGCTGGTTTTTCTCGCGATGCTGACGCTATTCGGCATGCTCGTCGTACATCCCGAGCGGCAGGCGCTATTCTACGCGCTGATCGCGCTCGCGTTCGTGTTCGGGATCCTCCTCGTGATGCCGATCGGCGGCGCTGATATGCCAGTGGTTGTCGCCTTGCTGAACTCGTATTCGGGGTTGGCGTCGTGCGCGACGGGTTTCGCGATCGGCAACGTGATCCTGATCATCAGCGGCTCGCTCGACGGATCGTCGGGATTCATCCTGTCTGTCCTGATGAGCAAGGCGATGAATCGCTCGTTCACGAACGTGCTGTTCGGCGCTTTTGGCTCGCAGGTGACGGCGGGAGGCAAGACTACGGAAGGGTTGAGCGCTCGCTCAACGAGCGTCGACGACGCAGCCGTGCAGCTGGCGTACGCGCAGCTCGTGATCGTGATCCCAGGCTATGGCATGGCGGTGGCCCAGGCGCAGCATCAGGTGCGCGAGTTGGCGGAGCTGATCGAGGCGCGTGGCGGCGAGGTGAAGTTCGCGGTCCATCCCGTGGCTGGCCGCATGCCCGGGCATATGAACGTTCTGTTGGCAGAGGCGAACGTGCCGTACGACAAGCTGTATGACATGGATGAGATAAACGGGGAGTTTGATCGTGCCGATGTTGCGCTCGTGATCGGCGCAAACGACGTCGTGAATCCGGCAGCGCGCACGGACAAGGCCTCTCCGATTTACGGCATGCCCATTCTCAACGCCGATCACGCAAAGAGCATCATCGTTCTGAAGCGCAGCATGGCCGCCGGTTTTGCTGGAATCGAGAACGAGCTGTTTTACAACCCGAAGACCTTGATGCTGTTCGGCGATGCCAAGAAGTCGCTCACAGGACTGGTGAGCGAGGTGAAGAACGTGTGA
- the ada gene encoding bifunctional DNA-binding transcriptional regulator/O6-methylguanine-DNA methyltransferase Ada, which translates to MPTTFRAEPATPVLDGDEAWRAIQRRDPRFDGRFVYAVRSTRIYCRPSCPSRKPARARVTFYSAPSAAEEAGYRACRRCHPREARLGPAAIAVERARLYIEEHPDQLITLASLAENVGLSPFHLQRMFKRLLGVSPREYQDGLRVSRFKSRLRAGDTVSRATYEAGFGSSSRVYERSDRTLGMTPAAYRRGGAGMHITYTIVDSPFGGLLVAATERGVCAVALGDGDEALVRKLRADFPRAEIERGDDVHRDWVAEIVANIGGGNLGLNVPLDVQGTAFQQQVWALLRKIPPGRTRSYSEIAADLGNPRATRAVAQACASNRIAVVIPCHRVVRNDGELGGYKWGVERKKTLLERERRQAR; encoded by the coding sequence ATGCCTACGACGTTTCGCGCCGAGCCGGCGACTCCTGTCCTCGATGGTGATGAGGCGTGGCGCGCAATACAACGGCGCGATCCGCGGTTTGACGGCCGGTTCGTGTACGCGGTGCGATCCACGCGCATTTACTGCCGTCCGTCGTGTCCGTCGCGCAAACCGGCGCGAGCGCGCGTCACATTTTACAGCGCGCCATCCGCGGCCGAAGAGGCGGGCTATCGCGCGTGCCGGCGGTGTCATCCTCGTGAGGCACGGCTCGGCCCGGCGGCAATCGCAGTGGAACGAGCGCGGCTGTACATCGAAGAGCATCCGGATCAGCTCATCACTCTGGCGTCCCTGGCAGAGAACGTGGGTCTCAGCCCGTTTCATCTCCAGCGTATGTTCAAGCGGTTGCTCGGGGTTTCGCCACGCGAGTACCAGGACGGCCTGCGAGTGTCGCGTTTCAAGTCGCGGCTTCGCGCGGGCGACACGGTAAGTCGCGCGACCTACGAAGCGGGGTTCGGCTCGAGCAGCCGAGTCTACGAGCGGAGTGACAGAACGCTCGGTATGACCCCGGCTGCCTATCGACGCGGCGGCGCGGGCATGCACATCACGTACACGATCGTCGACTCACCGTTCGGCGGGCTACTCGTTGCCGCGACGGAACGCGGAGTCTGCGCAGTGGCGCTCGGTGATGGCGACGAAGCGCTCGTCCGGAAGCTGCGAGCCGATTTCCCACGCGCCGAGATCGAGCGCGGGGACGATGTTCATCGCGATTGGGTCGCGGAGATCGTAGCCAACATCGGCGGCGGGAATCTCGGGTTGAATGTGCCGCTCGACGTGCAAGGGACCGCATTTCAACAGCAAGTGTGGGCGCTGCTGCGAAAGATTCCACCTGGCCGAACGCGGTCGTACAGCGAGATCGCCGCGGACCTGGGGAATCCCCGAGCGACACGCGCCGTCGCCCAGGCCTGCGCGAGCAATCGAATCGCGGTCGTTATTCCATGCCATCGCGTGGTTCGCAACGACGGTGAACTCGGTGGATACAAGTGGGGTGTCGAACGCAAGAAGACGTTGCTCGAACGTGAGCGCCGTCAGGCGCGTTGA
- a CDS encoding DUF4097 family beta strand repeat-containing protein, with protein MKYLRLVAPLTFAAMATLGAQNNRGRDDSVFVWAARIGDGGTLTVKNIVGGITVTESSGDRVEVHAEKRMRGRGDPSDISFDVRESSSGATICTVYRGESACDDGNFSNTRFSVRYTIAMPGGLRLRATTGNGEVSVERAGSDVELSTGNGGIRIGKTDGRVTASTGNGDLQVESARGPVRASTGNGRIFVSTSAGPVSATTGNGDIDVRMGTLTSAGDMNFTSGTGAVRVTLPPDFNGDVDASTGNGDLRTDFAIKLIGRLDPQHMRGTIGSGGRMIHLQTGNGRLEIRKGS; from the coding sequence ATGAAGTACCTACGGCTCGTCGCGCCACTTACTTTCGCCGCAATGGCAACGCTCGGCGCGCAGAACAACCGCGGACGCGATGACAGTGTCTTCGTCTGGGCGGCTCGCATCGGTGATGGTGGAACGCTGACGGTGAAGAACATCGTCGGTGGAATCACAGTCACCGAGTCGAGCGGTGATCGTGTCGAGGTCCACGCCGAAAAGCGAATGCGCGGGCGCGGTGATCCGAGCGATATCTCGTTCGATGTGCGGGAGTCATCGTCTGGCGCGACGATCTGCACGGTGTATCGAGGTGAGAGCGCGTGCGATGACGGTAATTTCAGCAACACTCGATTTTCGGTGCGTTACACGATCGCCATGCCGGGCGGCTTGCGTCTGCGCGCGACAACGGGAAATGGTGAGGTCTCTGTCGAGCGAGCAGGTAGTGACGTGGAGTTGAGCACCGGAAATGGCGGAATTCGCATTGGCAAGACTGATGGCCGCGTGACCGCGTCTACGGGCAACGGTGACCTCCAGGTCGAGAGCGCGCGCGGACCTGTGCGTGCGTCCACCGGCAACGGCCGCATTTTCGTCTCGACGTCCGCTGGTCCGGTGTCGGCGACAACCGGAAACGGGGACATCGATGTTCGGATGGGAACGCTCACCAGTGCCGGGGACATGAACTTCACGAGTGGCACCGGTGCGGTGCGCGTCACGCTCCCGCCGGATTTCAACGGCGATGTCGATGCGAGCACGGGCAACGGCGACCTACGCACTGATTTCGCCATCAAATTGATCGGCCGTCTCGATCCGCAACACATGCGAGGCACGATCGGCTCTGGTGGTCGGATGATTCACCTTCAGACCGGGAATGGCAGGCTCGAGATCAGGAAGGGAAGCTGA